From one Sus scrofa isolate TJ Tabasco breed Duroc chromosome 9, Sscrofa11.1, whole genome shotgun sequence genomic stretch:
- the FASLG gene encoding tumor necrosis factor ligand superfamily member 6 (The RefSeq protein has 1 substitution compared to this genomic sequence), giving the protein MQQPFNYPYPQIFWVDSSATSPWASPGSVFPCPASVPGRPGQRRPPPPPPPPPPPPTLLPSRPLPPLPPPSLKKKRDHNAGLCLLVMFFMVLVALVGLGLGMFQLFHLQKELTELRESASQRHTESSLEKQIGHPNLPSEKKELRKVAHLTGKPNSRSIPLEWEDTYGIALVSGVKYMKGSLVINDTGLYFVYSKVYFRGQYCNNQPLSHKVYTRNSRYPQDLVLMEGKMMNYCTTGQMWARSSYLGAVFNLTSADHLYVNVSELSLVNFEESKTFFGLYKL; this is encoded by the exons ATGCAGCAGCCCTTGAATTACCCATACCCCCAAATCTTCTGGGTGGACAGCAGTGCTACCTCTCCCTGGGCCTCCCCAGGCTCAGTCTTCCCCTGTCCAGCCTCTGTGCCAGGAAGGCCAGGGCAAAGGAGGCCACCaccaccgccgccgccaccgccaccaccaccaacacTCCTGCCATCAAGACCGCTGCCTCCACTGCCACCGCCATCTCTGAAGAAGAAGAGGGACCACAATGCAGGCCTGTGTCTCCTTGTGATGTTCTTCATGGTTCTGGTGGCCCTGGTTGGATTGGGGCTGGGGATGTTTCAGCTCTTCCACCTACAGAAGGAGCTGACTGAACTCAGAGAG tctGCCAGCCAAAGGCATACAGAATCATCTTTGGAGAAGCAAATAG GTCACCCCAATCTACCCTCTGAGAAAAAGGAGCTGAGAAAAGTGGCCCACTTAACAG GCAAGCCTAACTCAAGATCCATCCCTCTGGAATGGGAAGACACCTATGGAATTGCCTTGGTCTCTGGGGTGAAGTATATGAAGGGCAGCCTTGTGATCAATGACACTGGGCTGTATTTTGTGTATTCCAAAGTGTACTTCCGGGGTCAGTACTGCAACAACCAGCCCCTGAGTCACAAGGTATACACAAGGAACTCTAGGTATCCCCAGGACCTGGTGCTGATGGAGGGAAAGATGATGAACTATTGCACTACTGGCCAAATGTGGGCCCGCAGCAGCTACCTGGGGGCTGTGTTCAATCTCACCAGCGCTGACCATTTATATGTCAACGTATCTGAGCTCTCTCTGGTCAATTTTGAGGAATCTAAGACATTTTTTGGCTTATATAAGCTCTGA